CCACTCGGCATCCGTCTCCACCCGGTAAATGGCCCCAGGCTCGCACCAGGTCACACATTTCCCGCAGTCAGTGCAGACGGAGCGGTCATAATCCAATTTCTTAGCCTCGGCATTATAGGTAAGGGCCCCAGAGGGGCACCACTTGACCGAGGGACAATCGGGCGACCCATCACAACGGACTGGATCTACCAGTACCGGCACCTTTACCGCCCCCTCAGCTCGGGACTTGGGCTACTTATGGCCTCGCCTGCCTGCCCTCAAGCAGCGGCTTCATCTATTACTCGGCGGACTATGGCATCTACCTCCTGGGCCACCTCTTGGAGGTTAGCTTCCGGGAAAAACTGGGCCAGCATGGTCGGGCGCAAACCGCTGATGTAAGTTTCCCCATTGCGGCTATACACGTTGATCTTGCAGGGCATCATTAGGCTAATCAGGATGTCCTTACTCAAGACCGCATGGGCATGGGGCGCATCGCAAACTTCAATGATCTTGAGCGGCTCCATCTCCAGCCCCTTGGAGCGTAAGGTAGCCTGGACATCATGAATGTGCTGGACCCGGAAACCGTTGGCCACACACCTTTCTTCCACCGCCTTCACGGCATCATCAAAGGCCTTGGTGCTCTTTACCGTGTAATGCATCTCGGCTCGATCCACCGTTTTCACCTTCCCGCCATTGGCCCCGCCCGGCCGATACTGCGCCAAGCGCAAGCCATATCCTTTAGTCCTTGCGCCCAACGCTTAATTAAGGGCCAGCATCTCTTTAAGCTGGGCCATTATTTGCGCCTTAGGCTGATAGCCAATCAAGCGTCCGACTTCCTCCCCGTTCTTGAAAACGATCAGGGTAGGAATGCTCATAACCCCATAGCTGGCCGCCGTCTCCTGATTCTCATCCACGTTCAGCTTGGCCACCTTGACGGTGCCCTCCAGCTCTTGGGCCAAGTCCTCCATTACCGGCGCCAGCATCCGGCAAGGACCACACCATTCTGCCCAGAAATCCACCACCACCGGCGTGGCTGAGCCCATCACTTCGCTAACAAAAGTGTTGTCGTCCACATGAATGATATTCGCCATCATCAAGACCCCCTTCGATATAGCCCTTAGCCCTTAAACGTCTGCGACCCCTGGAAGCAATTTCCAGCCCAAAGCTTAACCACCTTTTTACTGGTTCCGGAGCCGCTCTAGTTCCTCCTCTAGCTCTTCCAGCTCCACTAACATAGCTGGCTTCACCGAGTGAGCAGGAAGCCTGGCCCGCAAATCCGCAATCTGCTCCTCAAGCTGCCGGATGCGCTCCTCCTTGCCGAACCCATCAGCGCCTGAGTTTAACCCCTCATTTTTGTCGGCCATGGGTCCAACCTCCTCCCCTCCTGATCCTCGCCAAGACCGGCCAGTCACGCGTACAAGCCGGTGACTACTAGGCGACGCCAGAAGCTTCGTCCGCTCATGAACAGCCGGATGCCATCCCGGTGCACTCGTATATGCTTGGGGACATAAACCTTAATCCCATTGCTAGTAATCATCTCATAATCTTCGGGCGAACTGGGCTCACCTGCATACACGGCAGGCATATAGGTTACGCCCCCTCAACTAGCACACGCTTCTAGTTTTACCGTAACTGTATCTGTCTTTTCTTTGATGTAATCGCGGGCATCATCGGATACGTCTACGTTGATCAAATTGAACACCTCACTTCTTCAACCTAGGTAGCTGAAAACCGGAGCCTTGGCTTTGCCTGCTGCCTCTTTAATGCTTGGGCTTCGACTTTGCCTAAGCCGGTCCTGTTGTCTTCAAGTATACTACGTGGCATCCTTCGCTGGCAATAGCATTTATGAAATTTTTTCAGGCCAGATTCCCAAATTTAACTCGACATCCGTCTTCCTTCGAGAGGATTTGCCGCCCCAAATTGCGAATCCCTCCTGGCTAGCAAATAGTAATCCCGCGCCGGGACTGTCAGGTCAGACTAAAGCTGTAGGCAAGTGAGGTCGACAAGACTATGCGCATCATGTTTCTCTGTACCGGAAACTCCTGTCGTAGCCAAATGGCGGAAGGGTGGGCTCGCTACCTGGCCCGAGAACTCCAGGGCACCAGCTCCACCTCCCAGCCCATAGAGGTCTATAGCGCCGGGCTGGAGCCAGCCGGGTTGAACCCGAGGGCAGTCGCGGCTATGGCC
The nucleotide sequence above comes from Clostridia bacterium. Encoded proteins:
- a CDS encoding arsenate reductase ArsC; translated protein: MRIMFLCTGNSCRSQMAEGWARYLARELQGTSSTSQPIEVYSAGLEPAGLNPRAVAAMAEVGIDISQQTSKAIDPQLLSQMDVVVTLCGDAEERCPVTPPSIRRLHW
- a CDS encoding histidine kinase, coding for MADKNEGLNSGADGFGKEERIRQLEEQIADLRARLPAHSVKPAMLVELEELEEELERLRNQ
- a CDS encoding 4Fe-4S ferredoxin → MPVLVDPVRCDGSPDCPSVKWCPSGALTYNAEAKKLDYDRSVCTDCGKCVTWCEPGAIYRVETDAEWEFLKQELERSA
- the trxA gene encoding thioredoxin, whose translation is MANIIHVDDNTFVSEVMGSATPVVVDFWAEWCGPCRMLAPVMEDLAQELEGTVKVAKLNVDENQETAASYGVMSIPTLIVFKNGEEVGRLIGYQPKAQIMAQLKEMLALN
- a CDS encoding DUF302 domain-containing protein, which translates into the protein MDRAEMHYTVKSTKAFDDAVKAVEERCVANGFRVQHIHDVQATLRSKGLEMEPLKIIEVCDAPHAHAVLSKDILISLMMPCKINVYSRNGETYISGLRPTMLAQFFPEANLQEVAQEVDAIVRRVIDEAAA